The stretch of DNA GGTTTTGGTGCTGGTGGAAATTCTAATCCTAATTCTTTTACTTTTTCTAATGGTAAATTATTCATTCTCTATATAAATGTATTTAATATTAAAACGCCTATTAATCCCATAACTCCAACGGTCGTTTCCATAACGGTCCAGGTGGAAAGAGTCTCTTTAACAGATAGATTGAAATACTCCTTAAACATCCAAAAACCGCCATCATTAACATGAGATAACATTAAGCTACCAGAACCAATGGCTAATACCATTAATTCCCCACTTACTCCTGTACTAGAAACCAATGGTAGTGCAATTCCTGCTGCAGTTAAACCTGCTACGGTTGCAGATCCTACGCAAACCCTTATAATGGTTGCTATTAACCATGCTAAAATTAACGGAGACATGCTTGAGTCTTTTAATAAATCTCCTATATAATTACTAACACCGCTATCTATTAAAATTTGTTTTAAGGCTCCTGCTCCAGCAATAATGAACAACACCATGGTTATACTTGCTACCGAACTTGAGACAGAAGTCATTAATTCAGTCATTTTTTTTCCTCTTGAAAGGCCCAAGGTGTAAATGGCCACCAGAACAGAAATTAGCATTGCAACTACAGGGTTTCCCATAAAAACGATGGTTTCTTTGAACATAAAATCTTTTGGAAAAAAACTGGTCACTAATGTTGAAAGTATGATTAATATAACTGGTAACAACGCACTAAATACACTAATACTCATACTAGGCATTTCGTTATCCTCTAAAACAATCGGATTGTAAAATTCTTTTAGAGGAGTTGCTTTTACATTTTTAATGGTTCGAGCAAAAAGAGGCCCTGCAACTATTATTGCAGGAATAGCTATTAAAATTCCATATAATAAAGTTTTTCCAATATCTGCCTTGAACATACTTGCAATAGCAGTTGGCGCTGGGTGAGGAGGCAAAAAACCATGTGTTACAGATAAAGAGGCTAACATGGGTAAACCTACATATATTAGAGGCAAACCTGTGGAAGCTGCTACTGTAAAAACCAAAGGAATTAATATAACAAAGCCTACAGAATAAAACATAGGGATACCAACAATGAACCCTGCTAATACAACAGCCCATTGAATATATTTCAGACCAAAACTAGACACTAACCTTGAAGTAATTCGCTGTGCTGCTCCACTATCTGCAACAAGTTTACCCAACATGGCTCCAAGCCCCAAGATCATGACTAAAAAACCAAGTGTACTCCCTATGCCTGTTTGAATTGATTTTATAATGCCCTCTAATTCCATATTTTGAAATACGCCAACGAAAATGCAAACGATGATAAAAGAAATAAAAGCATTGAGTTTGAATTTTGCTATTAAAAGAAATAGTAGCAATATTCCGATAATGACAATAAGTAAAGGCATATTTTCTTGTTTAATTTAATTTAAAAGTTGATACATTATCATTATTGTTACCAGACATTAAATAGATGTCGTTCCTAATTTGTATCCAATTAATATTCTTTGAATCAAACGGAATGAATAATCCACTTTGATCAGCATTCATATATGAAAAATTAAAATTGTCATTATTTAAAAGAACGATTCCATAACCTGCATCGTTTCTAGGGGTTTCTATTTCTGACACAAATAAATTGCCAGCTATTATGATATCTTTTTTTGCATCATTATTAATATCTTTTATTAAAATATCATTAATAGATGAAATTTGCGCTATTTCTGGTAAGGGTATAAAATCAAAGTTACCATTACCGTTATTCTTTAATATGCCACTTTTAAAATTATAGCTTGATAGATGCAATGCCGATTTCAGGTAATTATCTCCATAAATATCTTTTATTGTTGAATTACCAAAATCATGATATGTAGGTTTTATCTTTTTTATTTTTGGAACTTGTTGTGAGGAACATTCCTTTCCTCTTACAGGGTATAGTTTTCCAAAATTATAATAGCCTAATACAATGTCTTTACTTCCATTATCATCAAAATCATGATAATACATCTCAAAAGGTTCTTCGGTATTCGCTTTGTATTTATAATTTTCTCCTAAATTCCCTATAATATAATCATCATCTCCATCATTATCTAAATCAACAGGTTCTATACTATTATACCAACCAGAAAGGCTATCTAAAAAAGTGGATTCTATTTTTGTAAACGTGCCATTTTTATTTTCGAATAGCGTAGGAGCCATCCATTCTCCAACTATAAGTAAATCGTTATCATTATCGTTATCATAATCTGTCCAAGCTGCATCAGTTACCAATCCAATTTGTTTAAGTTCGGGGGCATGGCTTTCTGTAACATCTACTAACACTCCCTTTTTATTCATTAAAATATAACTATTGGTAGGACTTGGGTATTGATGGGGAGTATGCCTTCCGCCAACAAATAAATCTGGATATCCATCATTATTAAAATCGTTGACACTTATTTTAGAGCTGCTAATGTGAATATTAACAGGAAGCAAATCTTCTCTTTTAATGAATTTTCCAGACTTGTTTTCATATAACCTATCTGTATAATTTGATGCGTTCTCTTCAAACTCATTACCTCCACTGGCAACGTATAAATCTAAATCACCATCTTTATCTAGGTCTAAAAATTTAGCATCAACATCTTCAAAAATGGCATCTTTTGTAAAGGTTTGATGTTTAATAAATTCACCTTGTTTATTTTGAATAAATAGCTGAGATGCTTCACCTGTACTCTGTCCCAAATAGATATCATCTGTTCCATCACCGTTTACATCTCCAATAGCTATTGCTGGTCCAAATTGTGATAGCTTATGAGGTAGCAATAACTGATGTTTATAATCGTCATATATGTTTTCAATATGCTTTAAATCCGTGGATATATTATCCAGAGTAAATAAGGTCTTTCTATTTTTTATATAGGAAGGCTCAGTTAAGTTTAAAGATGCTATATCATAATGAATGGTATATGTTTTATTGAGATCATTAATTTGAATATTTTGTGCTTTTCCAGTAGGCCAAATAATTTTTAATGAGTCAACTTGTGTATTTTTAGGTATTCCAATATTTATTTTGGGAGAAACAGATGAAAGATAGCCTCTTACCACATAATTTTCATACACTTGCTGTCCTTTATTTGTATAAAGTATGGCTTTTGCTCCAATACCTTTTGTATTGTTTTGTAGCCCTTTAAATTCTAATTTTAAATAACTATTATCTGTTAATAGATTCGAATTGTTTTTTAAAATTGTAGCTTTCTCATCAACGTTATTAATGATTAAGTCTAAATCACCATCATTATCTAAATCGGCATAAGCAGCCCCATTTGAATAGCCTTTAGTATTATTTTCTAACCATATATCTGATGTGTTTTTAAATTTCAGGTCTCCAGAATTCTGATAAAAATAGTTTTTATATGGCCTGTTAGGTGTTTTAGAAATTAAAAAATTTAGCTTCTCAGGATTGTTAAAAGCATCTTTGTTCTTTTTTGAAAATGCTTTCATATTGGTAAAGAAATCTTTGTTTCTAAAATCTCTTTTTATGCCGTTTGTAATAAAAATATCTTTATTACCGTCATTATCAAAATCGGCAAATAGTGGCGCCCAGCTCCAATCGGTATTTGAGATACCTGCAATTTGGCCTATTTCTGAATAAAAAGGAGTATTTGTAGAATCTATATAGGAAGTATGTTTTTGAAGCGTATTGTACATATATTGAAAATGCCTGCCCGCTTTTACACCTTCATGGAATTTTTCAACACTCATACTTGCCATACTTGTTTTTATACCGTAATTATCTTCGGCAACCATATCTAAAGTCATAATATCTGTATAGCCATCATTATCAAAATCAGCAATATCATTACCCATTGAAAAATTTGAAATATGCTTTGTCGCTCTCTTAACAACCTCTTTAAAAGTGCCATTTTTTTGATTGATATACATATAATCATGCTCTTCATAATCATTAGAAATATAAAGATCCGGCCATCCATCTAAATTTAAATCACTAACACCAACACCTAAACCATAAGATATTTGATTCGAAAAAATGCCAACTTCAAGGGTTTTATTTAAATATTTACCATTTTCATTTATGTAAAATTTATCTCCAATTTCAGAAAATTTTGAGCTCCCTTCGTTTTCTAGAATACCTTCTTTTAGAGTTTGTGGATTATGGTTCATTAAATACATATCTAAATCACCATCTCTATCAAAGTCAAAAAACACAGATTGTATAGAATAACTTAAATCGTTCAATCCATATTTTGCGGCTTCTTCTTCAAAAACAGGAATGCCTTTCTCATCTAAACCTTTATTAATATAGAGTTCATTTTCTAAAATTTCAGATTTTTGAAAAGGCCCTGATTTACATACATAAATATCTAACAATCCGTCATTATTTATATCAACCATGTTAGTACCTGTGGTCCAGCCTTCACCTCCTTCTGTTTTTGAAGATTCTGTAATATCTTGAAATTTTAATTCACCTTTATTTAGATATAAACGATTGGTTTCTAAATTAGATGTGAAATAAATATCATCTAGTCCATCATTGTTAATATCACCAACTGCAAGACCTGCTCCGTTATAAAAATATTCATAAATAAAAGCATTCATATATTCATCTTCGTAGATGTTATTACTAAAATCAATTTTTGAATATGTACTTGGTATCTTTTCGAATAATGTATTTACAGCTATTTTCTCTTCCTTTTTTGCACAAGAAAACATGACTGTAATTATTAAAGTAAACAAATAAAAATCAAGTGGTTTTATACCACATTTGTACCACTGACTGTATCGAAACTCAGAATTTATAAATGGTATTTGAAATTTATTTTTTTTCACTATTAAATTTTTAATGTGATAAGTTTTTGCTTTCTACAGATAAAAATTCAGTGCCATTTGGTTTTTTATAACGTAACTCTACAGTATTCCAATCTGAAGCCCAGCCTTTAACTATATTATTTAGATATATTATTTTTAATTTATGCTTTCCTTTACCTAATGCGATCGAAGATTTTTTAGGATGTTTTTTTATAGGGGCTTTGTAATCAATAACCTTCTGGCCTGCAATCCATACTTGATCTTGATTGCTTGAAAAGTAATAAACTCCACTTTCTTTAATATCTATATATCCTTCAATTGATAATGCTCTTAAATTGTCTTCCTTTATAAAGTGCCCCCAATCATAGGCCTTATTAGCCTGTTGAATCGAATCAATTTTAGACACTGTATAATTGGTTGTGAAATCTACATCATTTAGATTTTTAAAATGTCCTTTTACCGTTTTTACTAACAAACCTGGTTTTGTATCATTAATCGTAGTCCCTTCAATACTTTTTTTCTTTTCAATATTGACTTTTCTTATAGAGCTCATTTTCCCCTGAGGTAATACCGACGCAATTTTCAACACCTTACTTTCTGTAAAGTTTATAGGTTCCTGGTACTCTTTAGAACTATTAGTTGGGTTGCTACCATCTAAAGTATAAACCATTTTAACTGGATGTGTTGTCTTGAACGAAAGAGAAACACTATCAATAAAAACAACTTGATTAGACAAGGGGCCTTCTGGCAATGGAATATGATAATTCAAATCTAGTTCATCCAACCTTTTATATTGATTGTTTAAACGCTCTAGAAAATTTTCATAATTTTTATCTTTAGTAGGAGTCCAAGTTAATTCTGCCATTGCAAGTATACGAGGGTATAATTGGTACTCTACGATGGAATCGGTAGCCGCATACTCTGTCCATACACTAGCTTGAGATCCTAAAATATGTTTTCGTTTATCTTCGGCTATTTTAGAAGGTATAGGGTTATAATTGTAAATATCTTTTAACGAGATATATGCTCCAAAAGCCATGGGTTCTACATGGTGGTCTCCTTGATAAAAATTAATATATGTATATTTAGATGGGTTCATAACGACATCATGTCCAGCATTTGCAGAAGTAATACCGCCTTCTTCGCCAGTCCAAGACATGATATTTGCTGTTTCTGATATACCGCCTTCTAAAATTTCGTCCCATCCAAATATTTTCTTATTATGTTTTTTTAGCATATTTTCTACTCGAGTCATGAAATAGCTTTGTAATTGACTTTCATCTTTAAGATCTTCGTCCTGTATTCTTTTTTGACAACGCTGGCAAGATTCCCATTCATTCTTTGGAACTTCATCGCCACCTATATGAACATAATCAAAAGGGAATAATGGAACAATTTCTTCAAAAACATCTTCTAAAAATTTAAAAGTATTTTCTTTGCCTGCGCAGAGAATATTCGAGTCTATTCCCCACAGTACTCTAGTCTCTAAATGCTTTTCTGCACAAGACAACTCCGGGTAGGCAGCTAATACCGCAACGACATGCCCAGGCACATCTATTTCTGGCATAACGTCTATAAAGCGTTCTTTAGCATAAGCAACTACTTCTTTAATATCTTCTTGTGTATAATATTCTCCATAAATACTTCCATCATCATTTTTCCTTTTTGAGCTTATTGTTGTGAGTTTAGGATATTTTTTTACTTCTACCCTCCATCCTTGGTCGTCTGTTAAATGCCAATGGAATTTGTTAATTTTAAATAGTGATAGAATATCTAACTGCTTTTTTATAAAATCTACTGAAGAAAAGTATCGACTCACATCTAAATTTAATCCTCTCCATCCAAATTCAGGTTGGTCTTTTATTTCAACATTTGGAATCACCCATTCTACATTGGGAGCAATAACATCACTTTCAATTTCGGGAGGTAAAAGCTGCATCATAGTTTGCATACCATAAAAAAGACCTTGATAATGCTTCGATTTAACCACAATTTCATCAGATGAAACATTTAGAATATACCCTTCTTTATTCAATTCAAGGTCTTTATCTATCTTAAATATAATATTATTGGTACCTGATTTTTTACGATTTATATTTAATTTAAATCCTGTTGATTTCTTTATTTTTTCATTAAAATATGAAGCTATTTTATCTTCTTCTT from Flavivirga spongiicola encodes:
- a CDS encoding gluconate:H+ symporter; its protein translation is MPLLIVIIGILLLFLLIAKFKLNAFISFIIVCIFVGVFQNMELEGIIKSIQTGIGSTLGFLVMILGLGAMLGKLVADSGAAQRITSRLVSSFGLKYIQWAVVLAGFIVGIPMFYSVGFVILIPLVFTVAASTGLPLIYVGLPMLASLSVTHGFLPPHPAPTAIASMFKADIGKTLLYGILIAIPAIIVAGPLFARTIKNVKATPLKEFYNPIVLEDNEMPSMSISVFSALLPVILIILSTLVTSFFPKDFMFKETIVFMGNPVVAMLISVLVAIYTLGLSRGKKMTELMTSVSSSVASITMVLFIIAGAGALKQILIDSGVSNYIGDLLKDSSMSPLILAWLIATIIRVCVGSATVAGLTAAGIALPLVSSTGVSGELMVLAIGSGSLMLSHVNDGGFWMFKEYFNLSVKETLSTWTVMETTVGVMGLIGVLILNTFI
- a CDS encoding FG-GAP-like repeat-containing protein, whose product is MKKNKFQIPFINSEFRYSQWYKCGIKPLDFYLFTLIITVMFSCAKKEEKIAVNTLFEKIPSTYSKIDFSNNIYEDEYMNAFIYEYFYNGAGLAVGDINNDGLDDIYFTSNLETNRLYLNKGELKFQDITESSKTEGGEGWTTGTNMVDINNDGLLDIYVCKSGPFQKSEILENELYINKGLDEKGIPVFEEEAAKYGLNDLSYSIQSVFFDFDRDGDLDMYLMNHNPQTLKEGILENEGSSKFSEIGDKFYINENGKYLNKTLEVGIFSNQISYGLGVGVSDLNLDGWPDLYISNDYEEHDYMYINQKNGTFKEVVKRATKHISNFSMGNDIADFDNDGYTDIMTLDMVAEDNYGIKTSMASMSVEKFHEGVKAGRHFQYMYNTLQKHTSYIDSTNTPFYSEIGQIAGISNTDWSWAPLFADFDNDGNKDIFITNGIKRDFRNKDFFTNMKAFSKKNKDAFNNPEKLNFLISKTPNRPYKNYFYQNSGDLKFKNTSDIWLENNTKGYSNGAAYADLDNDGDLDLIINNVDEKATILKNNSNLLTDNSYLKLEFKGLQNNTKGIGAKAILYTNKGQQVYENYVVRGYLSSVSPKINIGIPKNTQVDSLKIIWPTGKAQNIQINDLNKTYTIHYDIASLNLTEPSYIKNRKTLFTLDNISTDLKHIENIYDDYKHQLLLPHKLSQFGPAIAIGDVNGDGTDDIYLGQSTGEASQLFIQNKQGEFIKHQTFTKDAIFEDVDAKFLDLDKDGDLDLYVASGGNEFEENASNYTDRLYENKSGKFIKREDLLPVNIHISSSKISVNDFNNDGYPDLFVGGRHTPHQYPSPTNSYILMNKKGVLVDVTESHAPELKQIGLVTDAAWTDYDNDNDNDLLIVGEWMAPTLFENKNGTFTKIESTFLDSLSGWYNSIEPVDLDNDGDDDYIIGNLGENYKYKANTEEPFEMYYHDFDDNGSKDIVLGYYNFGKLYPVRGKECSSQQVPKIKKIKPTYHDFGNSTIKDIYGDNYLKSALHLSSYNFKSGILKNNGNGNFDFIPLPEIAQISSINDILIKDINNDAKKDIIIAGNLFVSEIETPRNDAGYGIVLLNNDNFNFSYMNADQSGLFIPFDSKNINWIQIRNDIYLMSGNNNDNVSTFKLN
- a CDS encoding family 20 glycosylhydrolase, which produces MKKRHCFILLMILIITSCKDYKSEHLANNISIIPKPVYLKQLEGGFLLNDKTFFVSSNEEEDKIASYFNEKIKKSTGFKLNINRKKSGTNNIIFKIDKDLELNKEGYILNVSSDEIVVKSKHYQGLFYGMQTMMQLLPPEIESDVIAPNVEWVIPNVEIKDQPEFGWRGLNLDVSRYFSSVDFIKKQLDILSLFKINKFHWHLTDDQGWRVEVKKYPKLTTISSKRKNDDGSIYGEYYTQEDIKEVVAYAKERFIDVMPEIDVPGHVVAVLAAYPELSCAEKHLETRVLWGIDSNILCAGKENTFKFLEDVFEEIVPLFPFDYVHIGGDEVPKNEWESCQRCQKRIQDEDLKDESQLQSYFMTRVENMLKKHNKKIFGWDEILEGGISETANIMSWTGEEGGITSANAGHDVVMNPSKYTYINFYQGDHHVEPMAFGAYISLKDIYNYNPIPSKIAEDKRKHILGSQASVWTEYAATDSIVEYQLYPRILAMAELTWTPTKDKNYENFLERLNNQYKRLDELDLNYHIPLPEGPLSNQVVFIDSVSLSFKTTHPVKMVYTLDGSNPTNSSKEYQEPINFTESKVLKIASVLPQGKMSSIRKVNIEKKKSIEGTTINDTKPGLLVKTVKGHFKNLNDVDFTTNYTVSKIDSIQQANKAYDWGHFIKEDNLRALSIEGYIDIKESGVYYFSSNQDQVWIAGQKVIDYKAPIKKHPKKSSIALGKGKHKLKIIYLNNIVKGWASDWNTVELRYKKPNGTEFLSVESKNLSH